The following proteins come from a genomic window of Nitrospira sp.:
- a CDS encoding Threonine synthase, translated as MTRWRGVIEEYQKFLPVTEKTPVITLGEGHTPLIRATKLAKAITPGVELYLKFEGANPTGSFKDRGMTLAISKAVESGARAVMCASTGNTSASAAAYGARAGLAVYVLIPAGKIAMGKLSQAMMHQATVIQIEGNFDQALTLVKDFSASLHIELVNSVNPFRIEGQKTAAFEVCDQLGDAPTLHVLPVGNAGNITAYWKGYKEYRAANQITRTPRMMGFQASGAAPIVLGRVVDQPQTIATAIRIGNPASWSSALNAIEESAGAIDMVTDEEILQAYTMVAATEGVFCEPASAASVAGVAKLHRSNILREGETVVCTLTGHGLKDADTAISVSKPPVTVKATREDVARLLNV; from the coding sequence ATGACTCGTTGGCGTGGAGTGATTGAGGAATACCAAAAATTCCTCCCTGTAACCGAGAAGACACCGGTTATCACCTTGGGAGAGGGTCATACCCCTCTCATCAGAGCCACGAAGTTGGCGAAAGCGATCACGCCGGGGGTCGAACTCTACCTGAAGTTCGAGGGCGCCAATCCGACTGGTTCGTTCAAAGACCGCGGGATGACATTGGCTATCTCGAAAGCCGTGGAGAGCGGCGCACGAGCCGTCATGTGCGCGTCCACCGGCAATACCTCCGCATCGGCTGCCGCCTACGGAGCTCGTGCCGGGCTGGCTGTCTACGTGTTGATCCCTGCCGGTAAGATCGCTATGGGAAAGTTATCCCAGGCGATGATGCATCAAGCGACGGTGATTCAGATCGAAGGCAACTTTGATCAGGCCCTGACCCTGGTGAAAGACTTTTCAGCCAGTCTGCATATCGAGTTAGTGAACTCAGTGAATCCGTTCAGGATTGAAGGACAGAAGACGGCCGCCTTTGAGGTCTGTGATCAATTGGGCGATGCTCCGACTCTCCATGTCCTGCCGGTTGGAAATGCCGGAAATATCACGGCCTATTGGAAAGGATACAAAGAGTATCGCGCGGCGAATCAGATCACACGAACGCCCCGTATGATGGGATTTCAAGCCTCCGGTGCCGCGCCGATCGTGTTGGGAAGGGTCGTCGATCAACCGCAGACTATTGCGACGGCCATTCGAATCGGCAATCCCGCCAGTTGGTCCTCGGCGCTGAATGCGATAGAGGAATCCGCGGGCGCGATCGATATGGTGACAGATGAAGAAATTCTCCAGGCCTACACGATGGTCGCGGCGACCGAAGGCGTCTTTTGTGAGCCGGCTTCCGCTGCGTCCGTCGCCGGTGTCGCCAAGCTGCACCGATCCAACATTCTACGGGAGGGAGAGACAGTTGTATGCACGCTTACAGGGCATGGTTTAAAGGACGCCGATACGGCGATCAGCGTGTCCAAGCCGCCGGTAACCGTCAAGGCAACGCGCGAGGACGTTGCTCGTCTATTGAACGTCTGA
- a CDS encoding Homoserine dehydrogenase, with product MHMKSRLGVGIVGFGTVGTGVAKVLLNNASLISRRIGVPIELLRIADVDVTKDRGVALAPGVLTTDVHRVLTDPNIDIVVELIGGYDTAKRVILDAIAAGKHVVTANKALLALHGEEIFEAATRKGVELGFEASVGGGIPVIRALTEGLAGNTIESIYGIINGTSNYILSRMTLEGHSFQEVLRDAQQAGYAEADPTFDVAGIDSAHKLAVLVSLAYGTPINFKDIYTEGITSITPTDIAYAKQFGYTIKSLGIAKLIEGEIEARVHPTMLPAMSPIAQVEDVYNAIQLVGDAVGDVVLYGRGAGSMPTGSAVVSDVIAIGRNLLKGAVGRVPVASFQQGQRRPLRLRSMEEISSLYYLRFTVVDRPGVLAQIAGELGRCRISISSMMQQGRREGQTVPVVITTHTAKERDVQTALREINRKAFVSEPTTLIRVEGKDE from the coding sequence ATGCACATGAAGTCACGCCTTGGAGTCGGAATTGTCGGGTTCGGCACAGTCGGCACAGGTGTGGCCAAGGTCCTCCTCAATAATGCCTCTCTCATCAGCCGCCGTATCGGTGTGCCGATCGAGCTTCTCCGGATAGCGGATGTGGACGTGACGAAAGACCGCGGGGTGGCATTGGCCCCGGGGGTCCTGACGACCGACGTTCATCGTGTCCTGACCGATCCGAATATCGACATCGTGGTCGAACTGATCGGCGGATACGATACGGCGAAGCGGGTCATTTTGGACGCGATCGCCGCCGGGAAGCATGTCGTGACGGCGAACAAAGCGCTCCTCGCCCTTCACGGAGAGGAAATTTTTGAAGCCGCCACGCGGAAAGGCGTAGAGTTGGGGTTTGAAGCCAGCGTCGGCGGCGGTATCCCTGTTATCCGGGCATTGACCGAGGGGCTTGCCGGTAATACGATCGAGTCCATTTACGGCATCATCAACGGCACGTCCAACTATATTTTGTCGAGAATGACCCTTGAGGGACACAGTTTCCAAGAGGTTCTTCGGGATGCACAGCAGGCAGGGTATGCCGAAGCCGATCCGACTTTTGATGTCGCCGGGATTGATTCGGCGCATAAGCTTGCCGTCTTGGTCAGCCTCGCGTATGGAACTCCCATCAACTTCAAGGATATCTACACGGAAGGGATTACGAGCATCACGCCGACCGATATTGCTTACGCAAAACAGTTTGGGTATACGATCAAATCGCTCGGTATCGCAAAACTCATCGAGGGGGAAATTGAGGCTCGAGTCCATCCCACCATGCTTCCCGCTATGTCGCCCATCGCCCAAGTCGAAGACGTGTACAATGCCATCCAACTCGTCGGCGATGCCGTCGGTGACGTCGTGCTGTATGGCAGAGGAGCCGGATCCATGCCGACCGGGAGCGCCGTGGTGAGCGATGTGATTGCGATCGGACGGAATCTCCTCAAGGGCGCCGTCGGACGGGTGCCGGTGGCATCGTTTCAGCAAGGCCAGAGACGACCCCTCCGGCTGAGATCGATGGAAGAGATCAGTTCGCTGTATTATCTGCGGTTTACGGTGGTCGATCGACCCGGTGTATTGGCGCAGATCGCAGGTGAACTGGGACGCTGCAGGATCAGCATTTCTTCTATGATGCAACAAGGACGCCGTGAAGGGCAGACGGTGCCGGTGGTCATCACAACACATACCGCGAAAGAGCGCGATGTGCAAACCGCGCTTCGAGAAATCAACCGAAAGGCCTTCGTCTCTGAACCGACCACGCTCATTCGCGTCGAAGGCAAGGATGAGTGA
- a CDS encoding Aspartate aminotransferase has product MGLGEGFYRIKRLPPYVFAQVQSLKLEARQHGEDIIDFGMGNPDQPTPPHIVEKMIEAARKGKNHRYSASRGITKLRHAICGWYKRNYDVDLDPETEAIVTIGSKEGLAHLALAMIGPGDVVLTPTPTYPIHMYSFIIAGGEVRGIELRQDSDFFEDLTRVYRQTFPRPKILVINFPHNPTTAVVNLEFFKKIVAFAKEHNVIVIHDLAYADLVFDGYKAPSFLQIPGAKDCGVEFYTLSKAYNMPGWRVGFCVGNREVVGALAKIKSYLDYGIFQPLQIASVIALNGPQDCVKETVLRYQKRRDTLVGGLNRIGWQVAKPLATMFVWARIPLPYRHMGSLEFSKLLLKEAKVAVSPGIGFGEGGDEYVRFGLVENEHRTRQAVRGIRKALKFGGDEE; this is encoded by the coding sequence ATGGGGTTGGGCGAAGGTTTTTATCGAATCAAGCGACTCCCGCCGTATGTCTTCGCGCAGGTTCAATCCCTCAAGCTTGAAGCGCGGCAACATGGGGAAGACATCATTGATTTTGGGATGGGCAATCCCGATCAACCGACACCGCCTCATATCGTCGAGAAGATGATCGAGGCTGCCCGCAAGGGAAAGAATCATCGTTACTCGGCATCGCGCGGCATCACAAAACTGCGGCATGCGATTTGTGGGTGGTACAAGCGGAACTACGATGTTGACCTGGATCCGGAGACCGAAGCCATTGTCACCATCGGCTCAAAAGAAGGCCTGGCCCATCTGGCCTTGGCCATGATCGGCCCAGGCGATGTCGTCTTGACTCCGACGCCTACTTACCCCATCCACATGTACAGCTTCATCATTGCCGGTGGTGAGGTCCGTGGTATCGAACTCCGCCAGGACAGCGACTTTTTCGAAGATCTGACGCGCGTCTATCGGCAGACGTTTCCGAGGCCGAAGATTCTCGTGATTAATTTTCCCCACAATCCCACCACGGCAGTGGTGAATTTGGAGTTTTTCAAGAAGATCGTCGCGTTTGCCAAGGAGCACAACGTCATCGTCATCCACGACCTCGCCTATGCCGACCTTGTGTTCGACGGCTATAAGGCGCCGAGCTTTCTTCAGATTCCGGGAGCCAAAGACTGTGGAGTGGAGTTCTACACCTTGTCAAAGGCTTACAACATGCCGGGTTGGCGAGTGGGCTTTTGTGTGGGCAACCGAGAGGTCGTCGGAGCATTGGCGAAGATCAAGAGTTACCTTGACTATGGTATTTTCCAGCCTCTTCAAATCGCCAGTGTGATCGCATTGAACGGCCCTCAAGACTGCGTCAAGGAGACGGTGTTGCGCTATCAGAAGCGAAGAGATACGCTGGTGGGCGGGCTCAATCGAATCGGCTGGCAGGTCGCGAAGCCGTTGGCCACGATGTTTGTGTGGGCACGCATTCCTCTCCCCTATCGGCATATGGGCTCGTTGGAATTTTCGAAACTGTTGCTCAAAGAAGCGAAAGTCGCGGTTTCGCCGGGGATTGGGTTCGGTGAAGGTGGCGATGAGTATGTGCGATTTGGACTTGTGGAGAATGAACATCGAACCAGGCAAGCCGTCCGGGGAATCCGCAAAGCCCTCAAGTTCGGAGGGGACGAAGAATGA
- a CDS encoding Pyridoxine 5'-phosphate synthase: MARLGVNIDHVATLRQARGGTDPDPLAAAVLVELAGADGLVVHLREDRRHIQDRDLHLLREIARTKLDLEMAADGEMAKIALSVKPDLVTLVPEKRQELTTEGGLDIVGQRDRIQDIVTLLHNGGIPVSVFVEPDLSQIRAAHKIAIDFVELHTGRYANATRSKEADAEFEAITHAAKLAYKLGIGVNAGHGLNYRNIKRLTHIPEIVEYNIGHSIIARAVLVGLVEAVKEMKALLG, from the coding sequence ATGGCTCGGCTTGGTGTGAATATCGACCATGTGGCGACGTTACGGCAGGCCCGTGGAGGAACCGATCCCGATCCCTTGGCGGCCGCTGTCCTGGTCGAACTGGCAGGAGCAGATGGTTTGGTCGTTCACCTACGGGAAGACCGACGCCATATCCAGGACCGAGACCTGCACCTTCTTCGCGAAATAGCCCGGACAAAGCTTGACCTTGAAATGGCGGCCGACGGTGAAATGGCGAAGATTGCTCTGAGCGTCAAACCCGACCTTGTCACGTTGGTCCCGGAAAAACGGCAGGAACTCACCACAGAAGGTGGCCTTGATATTGTAGGGCAGCGTGACCGAATTCAAGACATTGTGACTCTGTTACATAACGGGGGGATTCCCGTTAGTGTCTTTGTCGAGCCTGATTTGAGTCAGATCAGGGCCGCGCACAAAATCGCCATTGATTTTGTGGAATTGCATACCGGTCGTTACGCGAATGCCACCCGCTCCAAAGAGGCCGATGCGGAATTCGAAGCCATTACCCACGCCGCCAAGCTGGCCTACAAGCTGGGAATCGGCGTCAATGCCGGGCATGGACTGAATTACCGTAACATCAAGCGCCTGACGCATATTCCCGAAATCGTGGAGTACAACATCGGGCACAGCATTATCGCACGGGCGGTCCTCGTCGGTCTCGTAGAAGCCGTAAAAGAGATGAAGGCCTTGCTCGGTTGA
- a CDS encoding NAD(P)H-hydrate epimerase/ADP-dependent (S)-NAD(P)H-hydrate dehydratase, with the protein MIKIITAAQMQELDRRTISEAHIPATTLMGRAGSGVVSCLEQRLGPVRGKTVTVVCGKGNNGGDGFVAARLLRRRHADVRVLVLAPISELSRDAAMMYRQFVRSAGKSSVYLYTSKAQAQALFQDSDILIDALLGTGLSSSVTGHYAETIDSINEIARPVVAVDLPSGLHADTGTILGRAVRASLTVSFGLPKLGLYQNDGINLAGEVAIVDIGIPQAYLDAIESRATLMTQHVVRAALPERQPSSHKGTYGHAGIIAGSVGKTGAAAMAARAALRVGAGLVTVAIPTSVNDVLEAKLLEAMTAPMPETKARTFARTALDRLVAFMAARTAIAIGPGLSTHPETVELVQALTKQLDRPAVLDADALNALTGRTALLASCKIQPIITPHPGEMARLEADSTSQTVNSDRIGTASRFARERGLFVVLKGARTVVARPDGAVAICPTGNPGMATAGTGDVLTGMIVGLLAQGMPSWEAACAATYLHGVAGDLAAAKKGQAGMISADVIEEIPYALKLIQQAPSTTKANAMWNALV; encoded by the coding sequence ATGATCAAGATCATCACCGCGGCACAGATGCAGGAACTCGACCGCCGAACGATTTCAGAGGCTCATATCCCGGCGACGACGTTGATGGGACGTGCCGGGTCCGGCGTCGTATCTTGTCTTGAGCAACGGTTGGGACCTGTGCGGGGCAAGACGGTCACCGTTGTGTGCGGAAAAGGCAACAATGGGGGGGATGGATTTGTCGCGGCTCGCCTACTTCGTCGACGCCATGCCGACGTGCGCGTGCTCGTCCTGGCACCTATCTCCGAACTAAGCCGCGATGCGGCAATGATGTATAGGCAATTCGTTCGTAGCGCAGGAAAATCTTCCGTCTATCTCTACACGTCCAAGGCTCAGGCGCAAGCCCTTTTTCAGGACAGCGATATTCTTATCGACGCCCTACTCGGGACAGGACTTTCTTCTTCTGTAACCGGACACTATGCCGAGACCATCGACAGTATCAACGAAATCGCTCGGCCTGTGGTCGCTGTTGATCTTCCCTCGGGCCTCCATGCTGATACTGGAACGATCTTAGGCCGAGCCGTTCGTGCCTCCCTCACCGTGAGCTTTGGCCTCCCGAAGTTAGGCCTCTATCAGAACGATGGGATCAACCTTGCCGGAGAAGTGGCGATTGTCGACATCGGCATTCCACAGGCCTACCTTGATGCGATTGAGAGCCGGGCAACCTTAATGACACAGCATGTGGTGCGAGCGGCTCTGCCTGAACGGCAACCGTCGAGTCACAAAGGCACATATGGCCATGCCGGCATTATTGCCGGATCCGTGGGGAAAACCGGGGCCGCCGCTATGGCCGCACGAGCGGCCTTGCGTGTCGGGGCAGGCCTCGTGACTGTCGCAATCCCTACAAGTGTCAACGATGTATTGGAAGCAAAGCTCTTGGAAGCGATGACGGCTCCGATGCCTGAAACTAAAGCGCGCACCTTTGCACGGACTGCATTGGATCGGCTCGTCGCCTTCATGGCAGCGAGAACCGCTATCGCCATCGGTCCAGGATTATCCACTCATCCCGAAACGGTTGAACTCGTCCAGGCTTTGACGAAACAGCTTGACCGTCCGGCTGTCCTGGATGCCGACGCATTGAATGCACTGACCGGACGGACCGCCCTCCTGGCCTCTTGCAAAATACAGCCCATCATCACTCCCCATCCAGGGGAAATGGCGCGATTGGAGGCTGACTCGACGTCTCAGACGGTCAACAGCGATCGGATCGGTACGGCTTCCCGCTTCGCGCGAGAGCGAGGCCTGTTCGTCGTTTTGAAAGGGGCTCGGACCGTCGTTGCCCGACCGGATGGAGCCGTTGCTATTTGTCCTACCGGCAATCCAGGGATGGCGACCGCAGGAACCGGTGATGTGTTGACCGGCATGATAGTGGGACTCTTGGCCCAAGGCATGCCTTCCTGGGAAGCAGCCTGTGCCGCAACGTACCTGCATGGAGTCGCCGGTGATTTGGCTGCGGCAAAAAAGGGGCAGGCCGGGATGATCTCGGCAGACGTGATCGAGGAGATTCCCTATGCGCTCAAACTCATACAGCAAGCGCCATCAACGACGAAAGCCAATGCAATGTGGAACGCTCTCGTGTGA
- a CDS encoding tRNA threonylcarbamoyladenosine biosynthesis protein TsaE, with translation MAGSLHSLNLILSSVAETESLGYTIGRLLQGGEVLALIGELGAGKTALVRGIVAGLDGPTASVTSPTFLIVHEYQGRLPIAHIDLYRLQRFEETESIGLVDYLREGTVVAIEWADRFPQLLPEDRLELTIAHRTRTTRTARVEAQGPQSRLLLARIRKMIRPVSRSVGLRLRDGRKTSLR, from the coding sequence ATGGCTGGATCTCTCCATTCTCTGAACCTCATTCTCTCATCTGTCGCCGAGACAGAATCATTAGGGTATACCATTGGACGTCTGCTTCAAGGGGGGGAGGTACTGGCCTTGATCGGTGAATTGGGCGCAGGTAAGACGGCGCTGGTCCGTGGGATCGTTGCCGGGCTCGATGGACCGACCGCGTCCGTTACGAGTCCGACGTTTCTGATTGTACATGAATATCAGGGGCGGCTTCCGATCGCTCATATCGATTTGTACCGGTTGCAGAGATTCGAAGAAACCGAGTCGATCGGACTAGTTGATTATCTCAGGGAGGGGACGGTCGTTGCCATTGAGTGGGCGGACCGGTTTCCACAGTTGCTCCCGGAGGACCGGTTGGAACTCACAATCGCCCATCGGACCAGAACGACCAGAACAGCCCGTGTGGAAGCTCAAGGTCCACAATCTCGTTTACTTCTCGCTCGTATCAGAAAAATGATTCGTCCCGTCTCTCGATCAGTCGGGCTACGCCTCCGAGACGGCAGAAAGACTTCGCTGCGATGA
- a CDS encoding DNA mismatch repair protein MutS, translated as MNDSTLSPLMRQYRDIKQGYPDAILFFRVGDFYEMFYEDAQDASRLLSIALTSRDKSSAHPVPLCGVPYHAATGYIAKLLKAGRLVALCEQVEDPKSTKGLVRREVVRLYTPGTLVDTEFLAPSELSYLVSLAVRSGAVPGIPIGLAVLEVSTGEFWGMEFHGPYALTDLLDEVARLDPREVLFPADLVRPSCTSIQQMTGARLCERPPASFSQQSAVRTLTEHFRVPTLEVLGCAGFPAACCAAGAALSYLRETQPAIPLDHVRRFTVRRNDEYMHLDGATIRNLELLKPLVSNETASGSGPTTLLNVLDRTATAMGTRLLRQWLVRPLLNCDQIQLRLDAVEELKNHMQVRVALRTALREIQDIARLGSRIVLGLAGPRECLGLKQSLSILPEIFVQLAPLQSQLLRNTRASWDSGQDLYDLIERAIRPDAPLSIRDGNIFKEGYDPAIDELRKTSREGKNWIAAIETKERERTGIDSLKIRYNQVFGYYIEITKANLARVPADYMRKQTLVNAERFMTAELKELEERVTGAEAKLLACEQEIFLQLRSRLAKEAYRLEAMAAVLSLIDVVAALADTAALHRYTKPTVTEGGAITIREGRHPVVEGLCTDSGFVPNDTVLDLETNRLLIITGPNMAGKSTYLRQVALIVLMAQIGSFVPAAEAHIGLTDRIFTRVGASDNLAGGQSTFMVEMVETANILQNATPRSLILLDEIGRGTSTYDGLSIAWAIAEHIHDRARLGARTLFATHYHEMTQLEQQRTGIKNYRVAVQESGGDVVFLRKIVAGKADRSYGIHVAKLAGLPADVISRAQAVLSQLEQPETRSNLIQEQLPLTSEPLPHPHPIIEEVKQIDLFSMTPLDALNRLAELQRMVKSDNGDLSDR; from the coding sequence ATGAATGATTCGACCTTGAGTCCGCTCATGCGGCAGTATCGTGACATCAAACAGGGATACCCTGACGCCATACTGTTTTTTCGGGTCGGAGATTTTTATGAGATGTTCTACGAGGACGCACAGGACGCTTCTCGACTGTTATCGATCGCCCTTACTTCCCGCGACAAGAGCAGCGCCCATCCTGTTCCGCTGTGCGGGGTTCCCTATCATGCCGCGACAGGCTATATCGCGAAGTTATTGAAGGCCGGCCGCCTCGTCGCCTTGTGTGAGCAAGTTGAGGATCCCAAGTCGACAAAAGGCCTGGTACGGCGAGAAGTCGTCAGGTTGTATACTCCCGGCACACTCGTTGACACGGAATTTCTGGCTCCTTCTGAGCTGAGCTATCTGGTCTCTCTCGCCGTTCGTTCAGGCGCAGTCCCTGGAATACCGATAGGCCTGGCGGTCCTTGAAGTTTCAACGGGGGAATTTTGGGGTATGGAGTTTCACGGTCCTTACGCGCTCACGGACCTATTGGACGAAGTCGCTCGACTGGACCCTCGGGAAGTTCTTTTTCCCGCGGATCTTGTCCGTCCATCCTGTACGTCGATCCAACAGATGACAGGAGCGCGCTTGTGTGAGCGGCCACCGGCATCATTCAGCCAACAATCGGCTGTTCGCACCTTGACCGAGCACTTCCGCGTACCAACCTTGGAAGTCCTAGGCTGTGCAGGCTTCCCGGCTGCCTGTTGCGCTGCGGGAGCGGCCTTGTCGTACCTCCGTGAGACCCAACCGGCGATTCCTCTGGACCATGTTCGCCGATTCACAGTCCGGCGCAATGACGAGTACATGCATCTGGATGGAGCGACGATCCGTAATCTGGAACTTCTCAAGCCGCTCGTGTCGAACGAGACGGCATCGGGTTCGGGACCGACAACTCTTCTGAATGTACTGGATCGGACCGCCACGGCTATGGGAACTCGACTCCTTCGCCAGTGGTTGGTGAGACCCTTACTCAACTGCGACCAGATTCAACTGCGGCTGGATGCCGTGGAAGAACTGAAGAACCACATGCAGGTGCGGGTTGCATTACGTACGGCCTTGCGGGAAATCCAGGATATCGCACGACTCGGAAGTCGCATCGTGCTCGGTTTAGCCGGCCCGCGAGAATGTCTTGGCTTAAAACAGTCACTGTCGATTCTGCCGGAGATTTTCGTTCAACTGGCACCGCTCCAGAGTCAGCTGCTCCGCAATACACGGGCCTCCTGGGATAGCGGTCAAGATCTGTACGATCTGATCGAGCGGGCAATCCGGCCTGATGCTCCGCTCTCCATTCGTGATGGGAACATCTTCAAAGAAGGGTATGATCCGGCAATTGATGAATTGCGTAAAACCAGCCGGGAAGGAAAGAATTGGATCGCCGCAATCGAGACAAAGGAGCGTGAGCGTACGGGCATTGACTCATTGAAGATCCGCTACAATCAAGTTTTTGGATACTATATCGAAATTACCAAGGCCAATCTTGCTCGTGTCCCCGCCGACTACATGCGCAAGCAAACTCTGGTCAATGCCGAACGGTTCATGACCGCGGAATTGAAGGAGCTGGAAGAACGTGTCACCGGAGCCGAAGCCAAATTGCTTGCCTGTGAGCAAGAGATCTTTCTTCAGCTGCGCTCCCGATTGGCCAAGGAAGCGTATCGTTTGGAGGCTATGGCGGCCGTCCTTTCGTTGATTGATGTCGTCGCCGCATTGGCCGATACAGCCGCTTTGCACCGGTACACCAAGCCCACGGTCACAGAAGGAGGCGCCATTACCATACGGGAGGGTCGCCACCCCGTGGTCGAAGGACTCTGTACCGATTCGGGGTTCGTCCCGAACGACACTGTCCTCGATCTGGAGACGAACCGGCTGCTGATCATCACCGGGCCGAATATGGCAGGGAAAAGCACGTATCTTCGGCAGGTCGCCCTGATCGTGCTAATGGCTCAAATCGGCAGCTTCGTTCCCGCCGCAGAAGCCCATATCGGATTGACCGATCGCATCTTCACAAGAGTGGGAGCATCGGATAATCTGGCGGGGGGTCAGAGCACGTTCATGGTGGAAATGGTCGAGACGGCCAACATTCTCCAGAACGCGACGCCCCGGAGCCTGATTCTGTTGGACGAAATCGGTCGCGGCACAAGCACCTACGATGGCCTAAGCATTGCGTGGGCGATTGCGGAGCATATCCATGACCGTGCACGATTAGGCGCCCGCACGTTGTTCGCCACCCATTACCATGAGATGACGCAGCTGGAGCAACAACGGACGGGAATCAAGAATTATCGCGTGGCCGTTCAGGAATCCGGGGGGGACGTTGTGTTTCTCAGAAAGATCGTGGCGGGCAAAGCCGACCGGAGTTACGGTATCCACGTCGCGAAGCTTGCGGGGCTTCCTGCTGATGTGATCAGTCGAGCGCAAGCGGTATTATCTCAACTTGAACAACCTGAGACTCGTTCCAACTTGATTCAGGAACAACTTCCACTGACATCAGAGCCCCTGCCCCATCCACATCCGATCATTGAAGAAGTCAAACAGATCGATTTGTTCTCAATGACGCCTCTTGATGCATTAAATCGCCTTGCCGAGCTGCAGCGGATGGTGAAGTCGGATAACGGCGATTTATCCGATCGATAA
- a CDS encoding M16 family peptidase produces MYRKLILDNGIRLVTEQIPTLKSVTVGIWVNAGSRDESPAEAGYSHFIEHMFFKGTSTRSATDISREIDALGGEMNAFTTRETTTFYVKVLDQHLPQALNLLSDLFLRSRFGQKEIEKEKQVVLEEIRMVQDDPEDLVQDLHTKLVMGRHPLSRPILGRESTIVRIGRRNLLEYIDTHYRPEEIVVAIAGNFDHRRLEKTMARIFGGYRTSSRSISRERWPPELQGGTMIKQKPLEQVHLCVGFEGVAAGHKDRYAVYALNSVLGGSVSSRLFQEVREKRGLSYSIYSFLSGYSDGGTITVYVGIRAREVERVLDLVYREIRKLTRHGIDGHELKRTQDQMKGSLMLSLESSHSRMNKLAKDELIAGTHTSLEDLIEEIDGITEQQVFQIAQHLLVGDRIALTGLGPLSSRQVENLEAKFS; encoded by the coding sequence TTGTACCGCAAGCTCATTCTCGATAACGGAATTCGACTGGTCACGGAACAGATTCCGACCCTTAAATCCGTGACGGTTGGTATCTGGGTCAACGCGGGTTCTCGTGATGAAAGTCCCGCAGAGGCGGGATATTCGCACTTCATTGAACATATGTTCTTCAAAGGGACGAGTACTCGTTCGGCGACGGATATCTCCCGTGAAATCGACGCGTTGGGGGGCGAAATGAACGCCTTCACGACACGCGAAACGACGACGTTCTATGTCAAGGTTTTGGATCAGCACTTGCCTCAGGCGTTGAATTTGCTTTCAGATTTGTTTCTTCGTTCGCGTTTTGGCCAAAAAGAAATTGAGAAAGAGAAGCAGGTGGTGCTCGAGGAAATCCGTATGGTCCAGGATGATCCTGAAGATCTGGTCCAGGATCTTCATACCAAATTGGTCATGGGGCGGCATCCCTTGAGTCGGCCGATCTTGGGGCGAGAATCAACCATCGTCAGGATCGGCCGACGGAATCTTCTTGAGTATATCGACACCCATTACCGTCCGGAAGAGATCGTGGTGGCGATTGCAGGGAATTTCGATCACCGTCGGCTTGAAAAAACAATGGCGCGCATCTTTGGCGGGTATCGCACGTCCTCACGCAGCATTTCTCGCGAACGTTGGCCTCCCGAATTGCAGGGCGGCACGATGATAAAACAGAAGCCGTTGGAACAGGTCCATCTCTGTGTCGGGTTCGAGGGGGTTGCAGCCGGGCATAAGGACCGCTATGCGGTCTATGCGTTGAACAGTGTGTTAGGCGGCAGTGTCAGCTCGCGACTATTCCAAGAGGTCCGAGAAAAGCGAGGTTTGTCCTATTCAATCTACTCGTTTTTGTCCGGCTATTCGGACGGCGGCACCATTACGGTATACGTCGGGATACGAGCACGAGAGGTTGAGCGGGTTCTAGATTTGGTCTACCGTGAGATTCGAAAACTAACCAGGCATGGTATTGATGGCCACGAACTGAAACGCACACAGGACCAAATGAAGGGTAGTCTCATGTTGAGTTTGGAGAGTTCACATAGTCGGATGAACAAACTTGCCAAGGACGAACTGATTGCCGGGACACATACGAGCCTTGAGGATTTGATTGAAGAGATCGATGGCATAACCGAGCAGCAAGTATTTCAGATCGCGCAACATTTGTTAGTCGGAGACCGAATCGCGCTGACCGGCTTGGGTCCTCTGTCTTCACGTCAAGTGGAGAATTTGGAGGCAAAATTTTCTTAA